Genomic DNA from Acidobacteriota bacterium:
CTGCGCCGCGAAGGCCTCGTGCATCTCCACCAAATCGATGTCCGAGAGCTTGAGGCCGGCCGAATCGAGGGCCAGCGGCGCGGCATAGGCGGGTCCCTGGAGGAGCTGCTCGCCGGGGTTGACGGCGGCAAAGGCGAAGGACCGCAGATAGCCGAGGGGCTCGTAGCCGAGAGCCTCGGCGCGCTTCTCGCTCATCATCAGCACCGCCGCGGCGCCATCCGTCAGCGGGCTCGAGTTGCCGGCCGTCAAGGTGCCGTAGCGCTTGTCGAACACCGGCTTCAGGGTGCTCAGCTTCTCGAAGGACGAGTTGGCGCGGATGCCATTGTCGGCCAGCACCGGCTCGCTGTACTTCGGCGGCGGGAAGGTGGCGGCGATCTGGTCGGCGAAACGACCATCGGCCTGGGCCGCCGCCGCCCGCTCGTGGGAGAGCTGGGCGATCTCGTCCTGGGAGCGGCGCGAGATGTCGTTTTCCTTCGCCATCTTTTCGCACGACTGACCCATGGTCTCGCCGGTGGTGTACTCAGCGATCGCCGGCGCCACCGGCGCCAGGTCCTTCGGGCGCAGCTTGGAGACGATCGCCAGCTTGTCCGACACGGACTTGGCCTTGGCGAGCTCCATGAAGCGGTGGGCGGCGTTGCTCGAGAAGCGAATCGGAACGTTTGACAGGGACTCCGCTCCACCGGCGAGCACGACATCGCACTCGCCCTTCAGGATCGCCTCGGCACCAAAGGTGATGGCGCGATTCGACGAGGCACAGGCCAGGCTGACGGTGCTGCCCGGAATCTGCATCGGCAAATTCGAACGGAAGACCACCTCGCGGCCGAGATTGGGAGCCTGCAGCGACGGCACCACGACTCCGAAGACGGAAAGCTGGATCTCGTTGGGGTCGATCGCCGTCCGCGCCAACAGCTCGGACGTCGCGACGCCGGCCAGATCGACCACGTCCATGTCCTTGAACACCGTACCGGAGCGCACGAAAGGAGTCCGGCAACCGGCCACGATGGCGACTCGACCGCCCGGCCCCTTGAGCTTCTGGCGCACCCCCCGACGCTTGACCCGAGCCTTCTCGCCGTGGGTCCAAACGGTGTCGGCGCGCTGGGTGATCTCTTCGACGGCGCTCGCCTCGTTGGGCGCCGGCAAGGGCGAGGGATAAGGACGAATCGGTTCTGCCATAGGTCAAAGGCCTCCTTAGTGGACGCTCATCTTACCGCACTGCGGCGTGACGCCGATGACGGCGCCTACCAAGTTGTCGTCACCACTTCGATACCGCACCGGTGCCAGGGGTCCGGCGCTACCGGCTCCTCACCTTCGACGATCACCAGCCGCAGGCGCCCCAGGGGGTCCCGCCGGCGATGCTTCGGAGTCAGCGACGAAGCCAAGGCCTCGGCCTCGGCGGATCGCCCAAAGTATACGGTGGGACGGGCCCACAGGATGGTCGGCAGGGCGAGATCGGGGGTCTCCGCCAGCACCACCGCAGCGCCCTCCGCGAGGGACCAGCGCAGACCGGCGGCGGTCACCGGCGCGGGCAGCGGATCGGCGAGGACCAGGACATCGCGCTGCGACCCGGCGGGCGGCAATGCCGCGAGGAGATCTTCGGCGGCCGTCGGAGGGAGGTGCAGAGGGACGGCGGCGGGCGAGTTTTGCCGCACCTCGGCATCGATCTCTGGCTCGCCATCGGAGGCGCCCGGCCGAGCCCATCCGGTAGGCAGGTCCGCGCCACCGATCTCGGCAGACCGCTGCTCGCCGGCCAGGGCGAGACTGATCGAGAAGACGCCGAGCCCCGGCTCTGTCGCCGCCGCGGCCAGGCCGGCGGCAGCCAGAAGCCGGCTCAGCCGCTCGACGCGCTGCGCCACCGCCGACCAGCTACTCCAACGCCAGTCGAGGCCGGCGCGGTAGAACAACCACGGCTCCTCCGGCCGCGCCGCTGCTCGGCGGCCCAGCCACTGCACGGGGGAAATTTCAGAAGGGGTCAGGCGGTGAGCTTTTCGAAGGCGCTGCGGATCTTCTTCTCGATCACCGGCTTCATCATCGACGCCGGCGGTTTGAGGTCCGCCCGGCCCACCAGGGCACCGTTCTCGAACACCACCGTGCCCTTGGCCCCGGGACCCGTGAGGTGCAGCACATCACCGTCCCAGCTACGCTGCAGCATGCCTCCTGGGAACTGCTCGTGAAGGGCCGTATCGAGCACCGGCCGAGCCTCGGCCATCGAGGAAAAGCGCGTCGGGATTTCGATTTTCAACTCGCTCATGGCCCGAGAAGATAGCACAGGCAAGGGCCTTCTTCCCTGATAGTCTGAGGCCGTGAAGTCGCCGTCCGAAGACACTTCCCGCAGACCTCCCGAGCCCCCTCCCTCGCGCCCCCTGCGGGCGCGCTTTCGCCGCCTGCTGCTCGCCGGGCTGCTGATCCTCACGCCGGTCGCCGTCACCACCTGGGTGCTGGTGCAGCTCTTCCGCATCATGGACGGCATCTTCGCGCCGTTGGTGGATCAGGTCCTCAGCCGAGCCCTTCAGCAGGAGGACATCCACGTTCCCGGCACGGGAATCGCCCTCACCCTGCTGGTGGTGTTGATCCTCGGCTGGCTGTCGACCAACGTCGGTGGCCGGCGGGTGCTGCGATTCTTCGAACGCATGCTCTACCGCGTGCCCGTCGCGAGCACCATCTACGGCTCGACCAAGGGCATTCTGCAGGCCGTTTCGCGGGATCGCACGGAGGCCTTCAAGCGGGTAGTGATGGTCGAGTACCCGAAGGCGGACATCTTCGCCCTCGCCTTCGTCACCGGCAACGCCCGCTGGGCCAAGATCGACCCGCGGATGGACGACTTGCTGCTGGTCTTCGTGCCCACCACCCCCAACCCGACCAGTGGCTTTCTCCTGCTGGTGCCACGACAAGAGGCGGTCGAGCTTCCGATCACCGTCGAGGAGGGCATTCGGATGGTGATCTCCGGTGGTCTCCTGTTGCCGCGCATGGAGGGCCCTCGGGGCCGCGGCCCCCTGGCCAGCAAGCAGCCGCCGGATGCAGCGGCCCAGGCCGCAGAGGGTCCGCGCTCGGAGACAGGCGAGGACTGAAGGACGCCAAGAGTCCGGAACAGAACCTGCAGGAAAGAGGGACGTTCGCTCGCCTGGAGCCTCGAAAATGCCAGAAACGCCCCGTCTCCGCTCCCCGATCGCTGCCACCTTGGCCGCCGCCTTGCTCCTTCTGACCCTGAGCCCCGCCGCCACGGCGCAGAAGATCGCCAATCCCAAGCTCTACGAGGAAAGCCTGCGCTTCGCCCACGAGGTGATGCAGCGCTACGGCATCCTCGACGATCCCGCCACCCTGCGCCGGGTGGCCGACATCGGCTACCGAGTGGCCCGCGAATCGGGCTACGAGGGCTACCCGCTGACCTTTCACCTGGTCGACATGCCCGAGCCCAATGCCTTCGCCCTGCCGGCAGGGCACATCTTCATCACCCGCGGCATGCTCGACCTCGACCTCACGGACGACATGCTGGCGGCGCTGATGGGACACGAGATCGGCCACGTGGTCTTCGAGCACCACCTGAAGATTCGCAAGAAGGCCACCTTGATGAGCGTCCTGTCGCAGGTGCTGCTGATCGGAGCAGCGGTCGGCGCCAGCGAGTCGAACGACAATCGCCGGACCCCGACCGGCCCCTATCGCTCGCCGGAACCCTACGGCACCGGGGACCGGGTTCAGGGCGCCGCCGCCGCCGGCCTGATCGTCAACGAGCTCCTCCTGCGCAGCTTCTCGCGCGAGCACGAGGACGAGTCCGACGAAGAAGGCCAGCGTTGGGCCGCCGCCGCCGGCTTCGGACCCAACGGAGCCGCCGAGCTGATGGCGCGCATGGGGGAGCGCATTCCGCAGGCCGAGAAGTACGGCTACTGGCGCACTCACCCCTTCTTCTCCGATCGCGTACGCGCCGCCGGAGCCCGTTCCGAGTTCCTCAAGCGCCGGCCGCCGCGACCGGCCGACGAGTTCCGCATTCGAACCCAGGCGGCACTGATCACCCAGCTCGAATCGAAAACCCTGCCGGAGGAGTTCGTTCCGCTCCTTCGTCAAGAAGCCCTGACCGCCTGGCCGGTGGGACCGGCGGCGGAGAAGATCCGTTTTGCCGTGCTCGACGAGCTGCGCACCGCCGAGCTCGAGCGGCCGGCCCTCGAGCGCGACTACGGTCGCCTGATCGGCGCCTACCGCGAGCAGGCCGAGGAAGTCGCCGAGCTGTCGCCGCAGAGCCCCGCCCTCGGCCGCCTCGAGCGCGAACGCGACGCTCTCGAAACGGAGCGCCGGGCGCTCTATCCGGAAGCTCGCAAGATCCTCACCGCCGGCGTCTTCGAAACCGCCTTCCTGGAACGCTTCCAGAGCAACTTTCCGGAAGCCGAGGAAGCTCCCAAGGTCAGCCTGGCGTTGGGTGACTCATACAGTCGTCTGGGGAATCAAACGGACGCCGTTCGGCTCTACCTGAAGAGCTGGCAAGGTGCCCCAGAGAGCCCGGAGGGGCAACGCGCCGCCGCCGGCCTGCGCAACTTGACGCCCTATCTCGAACGACTGGCAGCCCTCGAGCAACTGGTCCTGCAGGAACGGGATGGCGAGATCCGCGAGCTCGCCCGCCAACGCCTGGACCAGATCGCCGGCAGCTTCGGCGAGATCGACAACGGCGCCGAGTACCTGCAACGCTTCCCGAATGGCAGCCAGGTCGAGCAGGTGGCGCAGCGGGTCGAAAGCCTCGCCGACAAGCTCTATGCCGAAGTCGTCCTCTACCAAGCCCTCGGCG
This window encodes:
- the fadI gene encoding acetyl-CoA C-acyltransferase FadI, which translates into the protein MAEPIRPYPSPLPAPNEASAVEEITQRADTVWTHGEKARVKRRGVRQKLKGPGGRVAIVAGCRTPFVRSGTVFKDMDVVDLAGVATSELLARTAIDPNEIQLSVFGVVVPSLQAPNLGREVVFRSNLPMQIPGSTVSLACASSNRAITFGAEAILKGECDVVLAGGAESLSNVPIRFSSNAAHRFMELAKAKSVSDKLAIVSKLRPKDLAPVAPAIAEYTTGETMGQSCEKMAKENDISRRSQDEIAQLSHERAAAAQADGRFADQIAATFPPPKYSEPVLADNGIRANSSFEKLSTLKPVFDKRYGTLTAGNSSPLTDGAAAVLMMSEKRAEALGYEPLGYLRSFAFAAVNPGEQLLQGPAYAAPLALDSAGLKLSDIDLVEMHEAFAAQILSNLKALASPKFALHELGRSAPVGEIDFDRFNVTGGSIAIGHPFGATGARVTMQVLHELRRRGENFGLVTVCAAGGTGFAAVVERE
- a CDS encoding polyhydroxyalkanoic acid system family protein encodes the protein MSELKIEIPTRFSSMAEARPVLDTALHEQFPGGMLQRSWDGDVLHLTGPGAKGTVVFENGALVGRADLKPPASMMKPVIEKKIRSAFEKLTA
- a CDS encoding DUF502 domain-containing protein, whose product is MKSPSEDTSRRPPEPPPSRPLRARFRRLLLAGLLILTPVAVTTWVLVQLFRIMDGIFAPLVDQVLSRALQQEDIHVPGTGIALTLLVVLILGWLSTNVGGRRVLRFFERMLYRVPVASTIYGSTKGILQAVSRDRTEAFKRVVMVEYPKADIFALAFVTGNARWAKIDPRMDDLLLVFVPTTPNPTSGFLLLVPRQEAVELPITVEEGIRMVISGGLLLPRMEGPRGRGPLASKQPPDAAAQAAEGPRSETGED
- a CDS encoding M48 family metalloprotease, whose product is MPETPRLRSPIAATLAAALLLLTLSPAATAQKIANPKLYEESLRFAHEVMQRYGILDDPATLRRVADIGYRVARESGYEGYPLTFHLVDMPEPNAFALPAGHIFITRGMLDLDLTDDMLAALMGHEIGHVVFEHHLKIRKKATLMSVLSQVLLIGAAVGASESNDNRRTPTGPYRSPEPYGTGDRVQGAAAAGLIVNELLLRSFSREHEDESDEEGQRWAAAAGFGPNGAAELMARMGERIPQAEKYGYWRTHPFFSDRVRAAGARSEFLKRRPPRPADEFRIRTQAALITQLESKTLPEEFVPLLRQEALTAWPVGPAAEKIRFAVLDELRTAELERPALERDYGRLIGAYREQAEEVAELSPQSPALGRLERERDALETERRALYPEARKILTAGVFETAFLERFQSNFPEAEEAPKVSLALGDSYSRLGNQTDAVRLYLKSWQGAPESPEGQRAAAGLRNLTPYLERLAALEQLVLQERDGEIRELARQRLDQIAGSFGEIDNGAEYLQRFPNGSQVEQVAQRVESLADKLYAEVVLYQALGDTVKALDRIQKILTHAPRSHAADQLRAQAVTET